One genomic window of Hydra vulgaris chromosome 03, alternate assembly HydraT2T_AEP includes the following:
- the LOC124808629 gene encoding uncharacterized protein LOC124808629 isoform X2, which produces MFLFHILLAIAKMSFFMIFIGDPKGFVTFLDQHELPRGSLPRYRGNRLHMLFHTCDILIHHYAILKIFLCSGLALCGGLRNSLFQDFTSETGIRELCVLALIGKLLSGPLMTKFYIAPGTGLDYISGIQVVKDVRNTLIESSKNPLSLLKRKTDFFGNDIEDVVFDSIISFCLVTDEMSKALADCLNAVISVIDRQYKRQFEMSSNDHLKDQTKSARLHNIDSEELMGMFSAAKHKAPNTTLCFLSSKLRACKNKTTALLCKKPNENKLILWAISNARKSGLQICNVIMT; this is translated from the exons atgtttttatttcacATTCTTCTTGCAATTGCCAAAATGAGCTTTTTTATGATATTCATAGGTGATCCAAAAGGTTTTGTAACCTTTTTGGACCAACACGAGTTGCCCAGAGGATCGCTACCGCGCTATAGAGGCAACAGACTACATATGCTTTTTCACACATGTGATATTTTGATCCATCATTATGCCATATTGAAGATATTTCTGTGTTCTGGCTTGGCGTTATGCGGAGGTCTGCGAAATAGTTTATTTCAAGACTTTACATCTGAAACAg GTATCCGTGAGTTGTGTGTTTTAGCTTTAATTGGAAAGCTACTTTCTGGTCCTTTgatgacaaaattttatattgcacCAGGTACGGGACTTGACTACATATCTGGCATTCAGGTAGTAAAAGATGTTCGGAACACTCTTATTGAGAGCAGCAAGAATCCTTTATCTCtacttaaaagaaaaactgaTTTCTTTGGTAATGATATTGAAGATGTAGTTTTTGATTCAATAATCAGCTTTTGCTTAGTAACTGATGAAATGAGTAAAGCATTAGCTGACTGCCTTAATGCAGTTATTAGTGTCATTGACAGGCAGTACAAGCGGCAATTTGAAATGAGTTCTAATGATCACCTTAAAGACCAGACTAAGTCAGCTAGGCTTCACAACATTGATTCAGAAGAACTTATGGGTATGTTTAGCGCTGCAAAGCACAAAGCTCCAAATAccactctttgttttctttcttcaaaacttcgtgcttgcaaaaataaaacaactgcaCTGCTATGCAAAAAGCCAAATGAAAACAAGTTGATATTATGGGCTATCTCTAATGCCAGAAAAAGCGGTTTACAAATATGCAATGTCATAATGACCTGA